Proteins encoded in a region of the Streptomyces sp. PCS3-D2 genome:
- a CDS encoding fumarate reductase/succinate dehydrogenase flavoprotein subunit encodes MAQVERQQWDVVVVGAGGAGLRAAIEARERGARTAVICKSLFGKAHTVMAEGGIAASMGNVNEGDNWQVHFRDTMRGGKFLNQWRMAELHAKEAPDRVWELETWGALFDRTPDGRISQRNFGGHEYPRLAHVGDRTGLELIRTLQQKTVALQQQDFKEYGDHEARLKVFQECTVTRVLKDGPRVSGAFCYERESGRFFVLEAPAVVLATGGIGKSFKTTSNSWEYTGDGHALALLAGAPLLNMEFVQFHPTGMVWPPSVKGILVTESVRGDGGVLRNSEGRRFMFDYVPDVFKEKYAESEEEGDRWYDDPDHHRRPPELLPRDEVARAINAEVKAGRGSPHGGVFLDVSTRMPAERIRRRLPSMYHQFKELADVDITAEPMEVGPTCHYVMGGIAVDSETAATVGVPGLFAAGEVAGGMHGSNRLGGNSLSDLLVFGRRAGLHAAGYAASRPGRPAVSPTAIDAAAAEALAPFHAAEDAENPYSLHQELQTTMNDLVGIIRREGEMAEALERLAALRVRASRAGVEGHRQFNPGWHLALDLRNMLLVSECVARAALERTESRGGHTREDCPAMERAWRPVNLLCRPVDPVPADPAADRIELVRTRTEAIRPDLLALFDKEELAKYLAEEELYG; translated from the coding sequence ATGGCTCAAGTGGAACGGCAGCAGTGGGACGTGGTCGTGGTCGGCGCGGGCGGTGCCGGGCTGCGGGCCGCGATCGAGGCCCGCGAGCGCGGCGCCCGGACGGCCGTGATCTGCAAGTCCCTCTTCGGCAAGGCCCACACGGTGATGGCCGAGGGCGGGATCGCCGCCTCGATGGGCAACGTCAACGAGGGCGACAACTGGCAGGTGCACTTCCGCGACACCATGCGCGGGGGCAAGTTCCTCAACCAGTGGCGGATGGCGGAACTGCACGCGAAGGAGGCCCCGGACCGGGTCTGGGAGCTGGAGACCTGGGGCGCGCTCTTCGACCGCACACCCGACGGGAGGATCTCCCAGCGCAATTTCGGCGGCCACGAGTACCCGCGTCTCGCGCACGTCGGCGACCGCACGGGCCTGGAGCTGATCCGCACCCTCCAGCAGAAGACCGTCGCCCTCCAGCAGCAGGACTTCAAGGAGTACGGGGACCACGAGGCCCGGCTCAAGGTCTTCCAGGAGTGCACGGTCACCAGGGTCCTCAAGGACGGGCCGAGGGTCTCGGGGGCCTTCTGCTACGAGCGCGAGTCCGGACGCTTCTTCGTGCTGGAGGCCCCGGCCGTGGTCCTGGCCACGGGCGGCATCGGAAAGTCCTTCAAGACGACCTCCAACTCCTGGGAGTACACCGGCGACGGCCACGCGCTGGCCCTGCTGGCGGGTGCGCCCCTGCTGAACATGGAGTTCGTGCAGTTCCACCCGACGGGCATGGTCTGGCCGCCCTCCGTGAAGGGCATCCTCGTCACCGAATCGGTCCGCGGAGACGGCGGGGTGCTGCGCAACTCCGAGGGCCGGCGGTTCATGTTCGACTACGTCCCCGACGTCTTCAAGGAGAAGTACGCCGAGTCCGAGGAGGAGGGCGACCGCTGGTACGACGACCCGGACCACCACCGGCGTCCGCCCGAGCTGCTGCCCCGCGACGAGGTGGCGCGGGCCATCAACGCGGAGGTGAAGGCCGGCCGGGGCTCCCCGCACGGCGGGGTGTTCCTCGACGTGTCCACGCGTATGCCGGCCGAACGGATCAGGCGGCGGCTGCCGTCCATGTACCACCAGTTCAAGGAGCTGGCGGACGTGGACATCACCGCCGAGCCGATGGAGGTCGGCCCCACCTGCCACTACGTGATGGGCGGCATCGCGGTCGACTCCGAGACCGCGGCCACCGTCGGGGTGCCCGGGCTGTTCGCAGCCGGTGAGGTCGCGGGCGGGATGCACGGCTCGAACCGGCTCGGCGGGAACTCCCTGTCCGACCTGCTGGTCTTCGGGCGGCGGGCCGGGCTGCACGCCGCCGGGTACGCGGCCTCGCGCCCGGGGCGCCCGGCCGTCTCCCCAACCGCGATCGACGCGGCGGCCGCGGAGGCGCTGGCTCCCTTCCACGCCGCCGAGGACGCGGAGAACCCGTACAGCCTGCACCAGGAACTCCAGACGACCATGAACGACCTGGTCGGCATCATCCGCCGGGAGGGCGAGATGGCCGAGGCCCTGGAGCGGCTCGCGGCCCTGCGCGTGCGGGCCTCGCGGGCCGGCGTCGAGGGCCATCGGCAGTTCAACCCCGGCTGGCACCTCGCCCTGGACCTGCGGAACATGCTGCTGGTCAGCGAGTGCGTGGCCCGCGCGGCCCTGGAGCGCACCGAGAGCCGGGGCGGGCACACCCGCGAGGACTGCCCGGCGATGGAGCGGGCCTGGCGCCCGGTGAACCTGCTGTGCCGGCCGGTGGACCCCGTACCGGCGGACCCGGCGGCCGACCGGATCGAGCTGGTCCGGACCCGCACCGAGGCCATCCGCCCCGATCTGCTCGCCCTGTTCGACAAGGAAGAGCTGGCCAAGTACCTCGCCGAAGAGGAGCTGTACGGATGA
- a CDS encoding succinate dehydrogenase/fumarate reductase iron-sulfur subunit encodes MSTYDASFRIWRGDAEGGSLRDFTVEVHDGEVVLDIVHRLQATQAADLAVRWNCKAGKCGSCSAEVNGRPRLMCMTRMSTFERTETITITPLRAFPIVRDLVTDVSFNYRKAREVPAFVPPEGVAPGAYRMQQIDVERSQEFRKCIECFLCQDTCHVVRDHEENKPAFAGPRFLMRVAELDMHPLDAASDAGLDRRRTAQEEHGLGLCNITKCCTEVCPEGIRITDNALIPLKERAVDRTYDPLVWLGSRIGRRKG; translated from the coding sequence ATGAGCACGTACGACGCGAGCTTCCGGATCTGGCGGGGCGACGCGGAGGGCGGATCCCTCAGGGACTTCACGGTCGAGGTGCACGACGGGGAGGTGGTCTTGGACATCGTGCACCGGCTCCAGGCCACCCAGGCGGCCGACCTGGCGGTGCGCTGGAACTGCAAGGCGGGCAAGTGCGGCTCGTGCAGCGCGGAGGTCAACGGCCGGCCGCGGCTGATGTGCATGACGCGCATGTCGACCTTCGAGCGGACCGAGACGATCACGATCACCCCGCTGCGCGCCTTCCCGATCGTCCGCGACCTGGTCACCGACGTGTCCTTCAACTACCGCAAGGCCCGGGAGGTACCGGCCTTCGTGCCGCCGGAGGGGGTCGCCCCGGGTGCGTACCGGATGCAGCAGATCGACGTGGAGCGCTCACAGGAGTTCCGCAAGTGCATCGAGTGCTTCCTGTGCCAGGACACCTGTCACGTGGTCCGTGACCACGAGGAGAACAAGCCCGCCTTCGCCGGTCCGCGCTTCCTGATGCGGGTGGCGGAGCTGGACATGCACCCCCTGGACGCGGCCTCGGACGCGGGACTCGACCGCAGGCGGACCGCCCAGGAGGAGCACGGGCTCGGTCTGTGCAACATCACCAAGTGCTGTACCGAGGTCTGCCCCGAGGGCATCAGGATCACCGACAACGCGCTGATCCCGCTGAAGGAGCGGGCGGTGGACCGCACGTACGATCCGCTGGTCTGGCTCGGCAGCAGGATCGGGCGCCGGAAGGGCTGA